A window of Nocardia arthritidis genomic DNA:
GTGATCTTCACCTGCTTGACACCGTCGCCGTGCATCCAGGCAACGTTCTGTCCCTTGCGCAGCTCACCGTTGTGGATGCGGACCAGGGCGAGACGGCCGAGGAAGGCCGACGCGTCCAGGTTGGTGACATGCGCCTGCAGCGGCGCGGCCGGATCGCCCTTGGGCGCCGGGATGTGCTCCATCAGCACGTCGAACAGCGCGTCCAGGTTCTCCGCGGCGGGGGCGTTGCCGTTCTCGGGCCGCTCCTTGGACGCCTTGCCCTCGCGGCCGGAGGCGTAGAGCACGGGCAGGTCGAGGGCCAGCTCGGCGGCCTCGGCGGCGGCGTCGTCCAGATCGGATGCCAGATCGAGCAGCAGGTCGTGGCTTTCCTCGACCACCTCGGCGATGCGCGCGTCCGGGCGGTCGGTCTTGTTGACGACCAGGATCACCGGCAGCGAGGCGGCCAGCGCCTTGCGCAGCACGAACCGGGTCTGCGGCAGCGGACCCTCCGAGGCGTCCACCAGCAGCACGACACCGTCGACCATGGACAGGCCGCGTTCCACCTCACCGCCGAAGTCGGCGTGGCCGGGCGTGTCGATGACGTTGATCACGGTCACCGAACCGTCCGGGTGGTGGCGATGCACCGCGGTGTTCTTGGCGAGGATGGTGATGCCCTTCTCCCGCTCGAGATCACCGGAGTCCATCACCCGGTCGACCGGTTCGGCGCGCTCGGCGAAGGCGCCGGACTGGCGCAGCATGGCGTCGACGAGCGTCGTCTTACCGTGGTCGACGTGGGCCACGATGGCGACGTTGCGAAAATCGCGTGCAGACGACACGCCTGAATCCTCCTGCTGTAAGTGTCGATGCCGGCCCTGCCCATGGAGAACTTGGTGGAGAATCGACTTCACCGGGCAAACTGGCCAGCCTCACACACTACCGGTAAAGAGACCGCAAAAGACCACGCGGGCCACTTAGGTTATGCTAAGCAATCATGGGCAAGGTTAAGGCGAAGCAGGTTTCGAGCCTGAAACCGAAGAAGAAGTGCTGTCGGAAGAAGACGCGCTGCTTGAAATGCCCCGTGGTCATCATGCGGATGAAACGCCTGGAAGCCGCGGGTGTTTGCGGCAAGGAACTGAAAAAGGGGCTCAAGAAGGCCCGCGCCGCCTGATCCCCTATCGGCGAATGCCCGATGCCGCTCGGCTCGGTGGAGTAGAACCGAATTCATGAGCGCAGCACTGCTGACCGAGACCGAACTCACGCAAGCTCTCACCGGATTGCCGGACTGGACCCGCTCCGGCGACACCATCACCCGCACTGTTCAGGCCCCCACCTTTCTCGAAGGCATCGACCTGGTGCGCCGGGTCGCCGAGGCCGCGGAGGCGGCCAACCATCATCCCGATATCGATATCCGCTGGCGCAAGATCACCTTCACCCTGTCGACGCACGATTCCGGCGGATTGACCGCGCTGGACACCGCGTTGGCGGGCGAGATCGACAAGCTGGCCGGATAGTCAGGCCGCGCCCGAACCCGCGTCCACCGGCTGCGGACGTCCGAATCGGAACGTCCGCAGCCCTCGCCACTGGGCGAGCAATTCGCCACGGCCGTGCCAGATCATCCAGCCGAACAGCACCAGCACCCCGGCGACATCCACCGCGCCGAGCCAGGACAGGATGCCCGGCCGGGAGATCGTCCAGATCGACGGTTGCAGGAACGAGAGCACCCACGGCACCCCGACCGCCATGGTGACGAGCCAGTAGCCCGCGATGATCCGCGCGCCGGGCAGTTCCCGCACCGGCCCGAAAAGCAGCCAGAGCACGGTCGGTATCAGCCAAACCCAGTGGTGGGACCAGGAGATGGGCGAGACCATCAGCCCGAACAGCTGCACGATGAGCAGGGTGCCGAGCAGGTCGTCGGGCCGCAGCGTGCGCCAGGCCAGCAGCGCGAGCACCGCGACGACCAGCGCCGCGGCCAGCCACCACGGACCGGACTCCACGTCGTAGCCGAGAATGCGGCTGATGGTTCCGCGCAGCGACTGGTTCCACACCGAGCCGACCGGGCCGATCCGGTGCGCGTCACCGAGCAGGGTGCCGAAATACCGCCGCGCCTCCTTCGAATTGATCAGGAAGCTGAGGCCGACGGTCGCGCCGAACGCCACCGCGGACCATACGACCGTTGCCCAGCGCCGCCGCGCCGCGAAATACAACCCGCCGATCGCCGGGGTCAGTTTGATGCCGCCGATGATGCCGATCAGCGAACCCGATACCCACCACCGCGCGCTGCGCACCGCGGCCATCGCACCGAGCACCAGGAAGACATTGACCTGGCCGTAGTCGATGGTGGTACGCACCGGCTCCATCCACAGGCCGACGGCCGTCCAGGCGATCGTCGCCGCGCGCCAATTCGGTTCGCGCAGACGCTCTTTGCCGATCAACAACTCCAAAGCGATGCGCACCACCCAGTAGAGCGCGGCGACCGTCGCCAGCAGCCAGCCGATCGCGACGACGGTGAACGGCAGGAAGTGCAGGGGGTAGAAGACCAGCGCGGCGAACGGCGGATAGGTGAACGGCAGCGGGAAGTCCGGCGTCTTCTCCGAATAGGTGTAGTCGTAGAGCCGGTCGGTGAGCAGATCGGCCGAACCGTTGACGTAGACGTGCAGGTCGACCAGGTTCATACCGTTGGGGGCCAGCAGCATCCAGCCCAGGCGGATCAATACGGACAGACCGAGCAACGGCACTGCCCAGCGGAGGCCGGCAGCGGCGGGACGTGCGTCCACCCGTGCGCTCTCTCGGTTCACAATCGCAGGCTTTCGAGTCGGGTCGTCGGCCTGGTTCCGGAACGGATCCGGGGTTGGGCGACGCGGCGGGGAGTGCTGTGCATTAGATTAGCCGCAGCGCGGGAGGCTCCGGCCATTCGCCCGAATCGCTGATAACATTTGTATCACCTTTCACACCAGTAACAGACAACGGCGCTACCTTCTGTTCACACTGATCGTCCACGACAGCGGCGCCGCTCATAGTGAGCTGTACAACAGAGCGGCCTTATCCCTAGAGTGACCCCGGAAACGATGGCTTTTCAGGTAAGGACGGCTAGACCAGTGCTTCGCTACCGAGGATCGCGGATCGTGCTTTCCGTGCTCGCCATGACGGCGAGCGCCGCGCTCGCCGCGCCCACCGCATTCGGCGCTCCGGCCCCGGCCGCCCCCGCACCCGCGCCGGCCGCCCCGGTTCCCGCTCCGGCCTCGGTGCACACCGACACCGTTCCGATGATCCCCGAGGGCGTCCCGATCGACGCCATCGCCTCGCTGGCCCCCGCCATCGTCGGCGCGATCGCCGGACCGGCCGACGTCTCCGGCCCGCAGTCCGCCATCCTCGATCAGGCCCGCAGGCTGCTGGCGACGCTGAACCTGCCGCCGCAGGTCAAGGACACGCTCGACAAGATCATCACCTTCCTCGACGGCAGCGGCGGCGGTGGCCCCGACCTGCCGCCCAAGGACGGTCCGATGATCGCCCAGTTCCTCTACCCGACCATCGGCAAGGGCTGCATCGCGCCCACCGCCGATTCGGTCGGCACCGCGCTCGCCGTCCCCGGTCCGGCCACCCTGCCGCCGCCGGGACCCAAGGCGGGCCAGGCCGGATTCGTATTCACCGCGCTCGGCACCAAAGGCCCGACGCCGGTGCAGGATCCGCCGATGACCGTCCAGTGGCTGAACCTGGACACCCGGCAGACGGGTGTGCTGCCGCTCACCGATGAGGCCAAGATCAATCCGGGCGGTCCGGCCACCCTGTCCGCCATCGCCGACACGGGTGCGGGCCGAATCGTCGCGGTGATTTCCGGTTCGCTCACCACCAAGGCCGACGACGCGGACCCGCGAACCTGCTCATTCCTGCCGACGCTCGGATTCTTCAGCGTCGCTTGATAATTCGTACATCCGGACAACCCCTGTGCATTTGCCCGGATTTATACAGGGGTGATGGCGCATCATCGGCCGCCGATTGTGGTAGACCACTTTCATGGCGACTATCGAGAGTTCGATAAGGCCCGATCGTTGTATCCGTAGCAGGCGTTCGCGCCGATCCATCCTGTCGTTCCGTTCGGAGGGCTCGATCCTGTCCATCGGTTCGGCGTATTCGATCCTGTCCATCGGCAGCGTCGGCTCGGTGCTGTCGATCGGATCGGTCGGATCGTTCGCCTCGGTGATTTCCTCCGCCTCGTTCGCCAGCGTCGGCTCGGCGTTCTCCGGGCTGTCGCGCTGGTCGTTGCTCTCCTGGCTCGGCGACCACCAAGCGCCGGAGACCCGCCCGACGCTGCGGGTGGTGCCGGACGACGAACCCGACCTGAGGGTCGCGCCGGTCTGTCATTGCCAGACATAAGACCTGAGTCGAAGTCCGGCCGGAAGCGCCGGATGGGGCTTCGACACAGGAGGGGCTACCAGGCGCCGAATTCGGGCTGCAGCGCATTGTTGAGGTCGACGCCGACGCCGTCGATGGCGCGTTTGTCGACCTCGAACTGGTGCAGGTGCGCCGAGGGGTGCACGAAACCCTTCGGTGTGCCCCAATTGTGCTGCCAGTAAAAGGAACCCAGATTCGCCGCGGTGGCCAGCTCGATGGTGGGCGCGTTCGCGTAGACGCCGGTGTTCGCCTGGCCGAGCACCGACTGCCAGCCGAGTAGATACGGCGCGATCATGGTGGCGAAGTCGATGGCGCTCGGATTGTCATCGATGGAGGCGTAGATGGGTGCGTCGTCCGGGCCGCCCGCGGCGCGGTGCAGGGCGAGGCCGCGATCGGCGTGCCGCTTGCCCGCCTCCAGCCCGCCGCGCCAGTCCGCGGTCGGGCCCTTGCCGAACTGGTAGCAGGACACAATCCGCAGGCCCGCGGCCCGCAACTCGTCGACTTCGCGGGAGCGCAACGGTTTACCGGCCATCCACTCCGCGCCGGGTCGCCGGTCCGAGACATAGCGGATCACCCCGAGATGGCCCGCGTCACGAATCGCCGCGGCCGACGGGATGCCGCCCGCGTAATCGACCAGGGTTCCGATCGGCGCGGCGGCGGAGGCGCGTGGCGCGGCGGCGGCCAGGCCCGCGGCGGCGGTGACGGCGAACAGCTGACGCCGGGACAGCGAGAACGAACGCATCGCAGAACTCCTTCGCGCAACCGCTGATGTGTGGCTGTGGGTGGATCTGCGACGGAGGCCGGTGAAACCCCTCGCGCCGCCGTTGTGGATCTGAGGGCCTGGAGCGGCCCAGCGTACCCGGCGCACCTTCCCCAAGTGTCACTCGCGCGCCGGGAGCCTCGAACGTGCACTCATTTCACCACACTCACATATGAACCGCTAGGCCCATGCGATAACTCTGTTCACACTTGTAACACGTGACCGTTTCAAGATCATCGGACCCGATGTCGACGTTCAGGCAGCGCCGTCTATGCGCGCGGCGACATCGATGGTGCGGATCGACGGGTCGGCGAGTTCGGCGCGGATAACCCGGACGACCTGTGCGACAACCTGTTTGCGGATACCGGCCAGCGCGCCGAGTGTCGCCGCGCGCATGCCGTGCGCCTTGAAATCGAGCCGGACATCGGCGGTTTCGGGCGGCGGCACATCGATGACGATCAGCAGCGGGTCGGCGGCGCGGGCAGTCAGCACCAGCGGCACCTCGACCTCCGCGCGATATTTGTTGGCCTTCAACACGTCGACGGTGATGTCCAGGCTCACCGGCAGCAGCATGTCGAAGACGATCGGGTCCGCCGGGAGTTCGGGCTCGGCGCGCTCGGCCAGCCGCGGCACCAGCACCGCGCCGCGCACCGTCACCGTCGCCGATTTACGCGGACCGGTGCGCAGCGGCCCGACCTCGATCGGGCGGCCCGCCA
This region includes:
- a CDS encoding 4a-hydroxytetrahydrobiopterin dehydratase, with product MSAALLTETELTQALTGLPDWTRSGDTITRTVQAPTFLEGIDLVRRVAEAAEAANHHPDIDIRWRKITFTLSTHDSGGLTALDTALAGEIDKLAG
- a CDS encoding mannosyltransferase, with product MDARPAAAGLRWAVPLLGLSVLIRLGWMLLAPNGMNLVDLHVYVNGSADLLTDRLYDYTYSEKTPDFPLPFTYPPFAALVFYPLHFLPFTVVAIGWLLATVAALYWVVRIALELLIGKERLREPNWRAATIAWTAVGLWMEPVRTTIDYGQVNVFLVLGAMAAVRSARWWVSGSLIGIIGGIKLTPAIGGLYFAARRRWATVVWSAVAFGATVGLSFLINSKEARRYFGTLLGDAHRIGPVGSVWNQSLRGTISRILGYDVESGPWWLAAALVVAVLALLAWRTLRPDDLLGTLLIVQLFGLMVSPISWSHHWVWLIPTVLWLLFGPVRELPGARIIAGYWLVTMAVGVPWVLSFLQPSIWTISRPGILSWLGAVDVAGVLVLFGWMIWHGRGELLAQWRGLRTFRFGRPQPVDAGSGAA
- a CDS encoding DUF1906 domain-containing protein; this encodes MRSFSLSRRQLFAVTAAAGLAAAAPRASAAAPIGTLVDYAGGIPSAAAIRDAGHLGVIRYVSDRRPGAEWMAGKPLRSREVDELRAAGLRIVSCYQFGKGPTADWRGGLEAGKRHADRGLALHRAAGGPDDAPIYASIDDNPSAIDFATMIAPYLLGWQSVLGQANTGVYANAPTIELATAANLGSFYWQHNWGTPKGFVHPSAHLHQFEVDKRAIDGVGVDLNNALQPEFGAW